In Sphingobacterium sp. R2, the genomic stretch GATCAAAATCAGCTGTCACAGGCGATATCGGGTGCTGCTGAAAGCAGTAGCACCCAGAGCGGCGAGCCAAGCGGCTTGCATAATGCCTTGCATCAGTACTGTATTGATCGTTTGCAGCTCGTGCGTGAAGGAAAATCCGATCCGATAGTAGGTCGCGATCGGGAGATTCGCATGATGCTCGAAATCCTCTGCCGCCGCAACAAACCCAACGTAATTATTGCTGGCGAAGCAGGCGTGGGTAAAACAGCGCTTGTGGACGGCTTTGCCATCGATATCGTGAGTGGACATGTGCCTGAACAGCTCAAGGCAGCACAACTTTTTGAGCTTGACCTCGGAGCTCTCATCGCAGGGGCAAGTTACAAAGGTGAGATAGAAGACCGGTTGAAGAAAATTATCGCAGAAATTAAGCGATTCGATAAGGCGATCTTATTTATTGATGAAATACATACGCTTTTGGATAGCAAGGGGCCCATTGGTTCTGGAGCGGGAAATTTGCTGAAACCTGAATTGGCCCGTGGTGAGATTACCGTAATCGGTGCCACCACGCTAGAAGAGTATCGAAAGATTATTGAGCCTGAACAGGCCTTCAGTAGACGTTTTGAATTGCTGCAAATTGCCGAGCCAACGGTGGAGAAGGCTATTAAAATGCTTGAAAAGGTATTGGATAGGTATGAACAGCACCATAAATTGAAGGTAGACAGCGCCGCACTTCCCGTAACAGTGTCGCTGGCAAAAAGATACTTAAAGGATCGCCATCTGCCTGATTCGGCATTTGATCTTATGGACCGTAGTATGGCGGCACTAAAGCTTGCGCAAAGTGGTTCGCTCAGCATCCTTGAGCAGATAGACGACGAATTTCAGCATCTCAGAGCTGAACTGCAACAGAAGAGCGAGCGGGAGCAGTTTGGTGCATATAAGTGGCTTACTGAAGCGCTGTTTAATAGGTTGAGCCCCATTCTCTTGGGAATGTTAAATGAAGAGGAACGTTATGAAGACCTGGAATCTGCTCAACACTATGCCGACTTTCTTGTACACATTATACCACAGTTGAAAATGCATGCGGAACAGTTGTCCGATACACTCACCAAGCAGGATATTGTTGCGGTGATGGCGCATAAAACTGGAATTCCGATGGGAAAACTACAGGCTGGAGAAAAAGAAAAGCTGTTGCAGATTGAAAGTTATCTGCAGAAGCGTGTGGTAGGACAAGATCAGGCGATCAAAGCAGTGTCGGAGGCCATACTTGAGTCGAGAAGTGGTTTAAATAAAAAAGGCCAGCCCATTGGCTCTTTCTTTCTTTTGGGCCCTACAGGTACAGGGAAAACGGAACTAGCAAAATCCATAGCGGAGTTTCTGTTCAATGATGAGAAAGCAATGATCCGCTTTGATATGTCGGAATTTAAGGAGGAACATAGTGCGGCATTGCTCTATGGAGCTCCGCCGGGATATGTGGGATATGAGGAGGGTGGACTACTGGTCAACAAAATCAGACAGCAGCCCTATTCAGTTTTACTTTTTGACGAAATCGAAAAAGCACATCCTTCGGTATTTGATACATTCTTACAGATACTGGACGAAGGCATGATGCACGACCGATTAGGAAAAGCTGGTGACTTTAGCAATTCCCTGATTTTATTTACCTCTAACATTGGGAGTGAGTGGATTGCTGGACAAATCGATGCGGGTAAGGGCTTTCCAACGCATAATCAGCTGATGGAAATCATGACTGCCCATTTTAGGCCAGAGTTTTTGGCACGTATTGCTGAAATTGTGCCCTTCGCGCCAATATCTACAGATCATATTGTTAAGATCTTTGATATTCAACTGCAACAACTCATTCAGCTGCTCGATAAGCAAGGGGTTGATCTGGTTGTAACTGCCGAAGCCAAACAAGCTATTGCGATGAATGGCTTTACACCAAAATACGGTGCCAGGCAGCTTGCTGCTGGCATTCGTAATGAACTGCGGCGCCCGATTTCGAAAATGCTTATTGCAGGCGAACTAAATAAGGGGAACATATTGACGGTAGGCTGGGATGCAAGTCAGGAGATTCTCACATGGGAAATAAAACAGAAATAGCGGTATGTTGTTTTAATACAGTGTACTAGCGCAATTGCTGAAGGTATTATGCTAATATTTTAGTATATTGTAAATAGAATTAGGACAAATTAATTAGAGTATAAACTTAATTTTTAGATATATGTTTGAGTACGAAATTGGTGGAAACGAAAGGAAAGTTGAGACTTCGGAATCCATTGTGGACATCTCGTTCAATAAAACGATGTTTATTCAGAAATTGACCGATAATGAGCCTTTGCGTCCAGAGAAAGTAGAAGGGCTTAAGAAAGTGGAGGATGTATTTGCGCATTTCAAGCCAAGTGTGGGGGTATCCTTTGAGGATGAAGATGGCAGCAGCGTTCATGAAGAGCTGAAATTTCAGAATTTGGGCGATTTTTCAGCAAAGAATTTAACGATGCAAAGTGATTTTTTGTCTAATCTAAGTGTTCAAAAAGATCTTTCTGCAAGTGTGATCAAACAGCTGAAATCGAATAAAACGTTGAAATCTGCCATTGAAAATGCCGAAACAAAGGCTGCATTCATCAATGTGCTGAAAAATTTTATCGCTGAATTAGAAGCTAATAAATAGGACCTATGGCAAATACACAAGAAGAAAAAGCGGCACAAGCGGGTAGCGCTGCCGGATATAAAGAGGTAAAGGACCGTGCTGCTACCGAAAGCTTGCAGGAAAGTTTAGATAAGCTGGTGCGCGTGGGGGGCTTTGATTTATTGGAATCATCAGTGGATGGTATCCAAAATTTAAATCCTGAACGTAAGGCACGCAAGCAGATTTTTTTGAGCGATGACCAAAAAAAGAAGGAACGTGAACAACTTAAGAAGAAGATGGAACTTTGGGTAGATCTGTTGGAAAATTCGGATTCCGTTGCATCTATGGTAGATAAAAGCGCTGAAAAGCTGAAGGTAGCCGAAGAGACGTTAAACCGCAATTTGGGAACGGCTTTGGAAGCAACCCGAGAGCTGGAGCAGGCTTATCGCTCTGTCCACTTGTTCTATAAGAACACAGAAGCTGATAAAGTAGACAATGTGGTCCTCATGAATGCCAGTATGGACCAGCTGACAGACCTGGACAACCCCCGTTTTATCGAATATGTGTCTGAAGAGTTTAAACAGAATTATGATAGGCTAGACCTGCGTGACAACTATTCGCTATTGGTATTACCGGGCTATTTGGGATCCAATAAGGTGTTGGATCGTTGGGCAAAAATTGCCAATGCGAATAAAGCGATGCTCGTCACCGATTTTGCGGATCTCGAACAGCCGGATGATGTGATTGACCTCTTCACATCTGGTAATTACACCAGCGCGGAAGCTTATAAATCCAACGTCATCATGACAACCAACTGGTTGATTGGACGGGAGAAAAATACCACTGTAGGCGAGGAGGAAGATCTGACTGTACCGGGCTCTGCTGCGCTGGCGGGAAAAATGTATTATACATTGATGTCGCAGGTAACTGCAGGAAAAAAACACGGTACAATCAATGAGGTTGATGGCGTAAAGTTTGACCTTAAGAAAAGTGAAATTTCGCATCTCGAACGTATTGGATTGGTGCCAATGGTAAATGAATATGGGAAGGTGATGGCATTCTCCGCCAAAACGTTGTTTAATGGTGATAATATTGGCTTGCAGACTTACTCTGTGGTGCGTGTATTTGACTATGTGACCAAAGTCCTCTTTGATTTTCTGAACCGCAGAGCGTTTGAGAATTGGACGACCAAGACGGAAAAAGATTTGCGTGCGCAGATTGTTAAGTTTTTGGACAGTATTCAAGGCCCAGATAGACTGATTGAGCGTTTCAAAATCATGCGATTTGAACGCGATGATCAACAAAAAGATAAAATTCACTTAGATATCCATATTACGCCATTCTTTCCTGCCAAAAGTTTTATGGTCAAATTGGACGGCTACAAAGGGGAAGATGAAAGCACAACATGGGCCAGTGAGTACAATCAGCAGTAAATAAGTTTCGATGGAATTTTACCTGGATAAACCCTTACAGTTAAACCTCCCAGTGGAGAATCAGCGGTTGAAAGAGTCTGATCTGGGTAAATCCATTTCAAACTATCTGGAGCTGATCATATTTACCCGGAAGGGAGAGCATCGCTTTAACGCCGATTTTGGCTGTGCCATTTGGGACCTTGACTTTGAATTGATCGTCAGCGAGAGTCTATGGGAAGAAAAGTTTCGAAAATCACTGCTCGAATCCATTACGCGTTATGAATGGCGCATCGCGCAGGTGGCGGTCAAGGTGAATATCTCTGAAGTGGAAACATTCTTTCCCAAGCGGAAGGTTGCTGAGATCAAAAAGAAGGTAATGATATATGTGGAGGGTAGGATGGTGGAGACTGGAGAGCGATACGCTTTCAGTACTTCGTTATTTTTAAGTCCATTAGCTAAGTAGTGAGCAAAGAGCAGATGAACGATATTTTTTACTCGAGTAAGGAAGAGATTCGCAATAGGATAATAAAGAAGGCCCAGGAGCTTTGGGGAATCCAAAAGGTCTTTGACTTTGATCCAGTGGTTCTTTTATTGATGGAAGTGCTGAGCAGTGAGATCTTTCAGGTGTCGAATGATGTGCGCGATTTTGAGAACCGGATATTTGATAAGATCGGTCGTCTCTTGGCACCGGACTATCTGGTGGCGCCACTACCAGCTCATGCGATCTTGCTGTACCAACCTAGTGAGGCTGAGGTGCGTATAAGTCCTTATCTGCATATGAACATGAAGAAGAAAATTGCTTCTTTGGGCGTTTCAAAAGAGGAAAAAATGGTGGAAATGAATTTTTCCAGTTTGGAAGAAGTGAATCTATTTCATGGAAAAATCCGTTATATGGCTACGCCCCGGCAGCTGTTTGAAATACAACCCAATGTAAAACGTTCGCTAGGAAAATCGTTGCATATCAATACTGGACATTCCGTCTTTCTGGGGATCAAATGTATGGAATACGATCGTAAGAAAGCTTTTGCAGGTTTAAATTTCTATTTTGACTGGGGCAATTATCAGGTTAACCGGGAGATTTACAAAGTGCTAAACCTTGCAAAATGGCACCTGAATGGAGTTCCCATAAAACATCATCAAAATAGGTTTTTAAAACGTACGGATCGCTTAGTGGACGAACTGTTTGACCGTAAAAATTACCTCTTTAACTTAAGCCAGGATATAGAGGGATATTATCAGCAACATTTTCTTACTTTGGACGATGAGCCGGATGCGGCTTGTTTTGACAAAACGAGTTCGCTACCTGAGGAAGTTTCAGCGCATTTTGAACAGCAGATGACGGATCGACTCGAGGAGGATCTGGATTGGATTCGTATTGACATGCCGACGTCTATGCCGGTGCAGCTGCTTGATGAACTCCATGTACAGATAAACGCATTTCCCGTTGTAAATAAGCGCTTGGTCGAAGGTAAGCATCGGGTGAAAGCCCTTAAAAACATTGTTGCTATTGAAACCGCGCAGCTTGAACAGCTACTGACGGTGGAAGAGGTATTGGATCAGGAGGGGGAAAAATACAGTGAAGTGCCTTACAACAGATCCGGTGTGCACGCCGAAGCAGGGTTTTACACCGTGCGGCAGGGCGGAGTGGAAAGGCTTGATAATCGTACTGCCAAAGATTTGCTCGACTACCTGTTTGAATTGATACGGGATGAGAAAGCTGCTTTTGCATCTTATAATGCTGATTTCTTGAATGCTATATTGCGTGAGCTGGATAAAAACTTAGCGATGATACAGCAGAAGGGAAAGGCCTTGCATCTCCGGCAGAATGATTTCAAGCAGTACATTGTAATGAATCCAAAAAATGATGGCGACCTTCTTTTTACAAAGATGTGGATGACCCAAGCAGAGCTAGCCAATGGCATTGCTGTCGGTACACCTTTGCAGATCCAGCTGGGCGCAGTAAAAAATTACGAACAGCTTGTATTTCTTACCAACAGTAGAGGGGGACGTTCACGTCTCAACCGAAGGGATAGTTTGCAGGCCTTTAAATACAATGTGACCACCGGAGATCGCATCGTTAGTAAAAACGACATTATCAATTTCATTAAGCTGGAACTGGGACAGGTGGTTAAACGTATTGAAATTAAGTCTGGAGTAATGATGGATGCTGATCCAAGAAAAGGGTTTCAGAAAACCACTGATATCTACGTGGAGCCCGATGGAAGCTTTGATTTGGAAACGTCGGAATGGAATGAGTTATTGGAACAGGTGATGAGTAAGCTACAGGTGCGTAGCAGCATGGAAGTGCACTATCGTCTGCTACTAAAGACGCTATAAGTTGTTGTATAGCGAGTAGGATCGACTGTCTCGTAGACTACAACTAAGTAGACTACAGTTATATTGACTACAGGTATGAGGTATGCCCCAATACAGTGGGGTTATTGCCCTGTTCATCGCTTAAGTAGCTATGTTTTACTTCTGGAAGGAGGTCATAGCGCAAGTGTCGGTTTAAATGAGCCGGGAAAAGGTGGTCCAACACCAGATGAATGATATATTCGTCTTTGGCGTTGGGCAGATAGTTCTTTAAAAGTTGGGGATAGGACGGCCCTATTGTGATGTTAAGATAGCTCTCATTGCGCTCAAAGTTCATACTGGTCAAACTGTCGACTCCGAGCTGGCAATAGCCCAATGTACTGGGTGGAAGCCCAATTTCTTGCCAGTCGATTTTACGGTCATGTGTTGCGCGGTGGATTTCAATGGGAATGTTGAGCAAGTTGCGCAACAGCTGTTGGGCATAAGCGATATCGTTTTTATGGTTGTGGATTTCAGGAATAAAATGCATCCAGATTACACGTTGGCGTGGGCTCAGGCGGTGTAGTTCGGGGAAATTGGACAGCAGTAGGTTGCTCATATCCTGATACGTAGTTTGCATATCAAGCCGGCTTTCATATTGATCCAGTTGCGTCCGTAAAGAGAACAGTTCGTTTTCAAATGGAGCGAAAAACTGACGTGCATTTTGCTCTTGGCGACGCTTGTTTCGAACATCCTGGATCATAACATCTTCGTCAAGAATTTCGCTGCCAGCATGCAGGGTATGAAAGAGGCCTTCGGGTAGCATATCGTAAAAGCCTTCACGGTTCATATGGATGCGTACAAATTCTTCATTGCTCGTCTCGGAAATATAAGGGCTGACAGATTGAATTTCTGTCGAGAAGGGGCGACGGCTAGAACCGTCACAAGTGAAAATAATATGATCTGGATCTACGCCGTACTGAATGAGATCCGCCGCCTTTTGGCTGGCCTTGATATCTGATGTCATGCTATTGCTGGTGAATAAACCGTCCTTTTTTTTCATAGAAATCATTTTTCCTTGAACATATAAGCCCAATAGATTGTTTTAACCCAGTAGATTGTTTTCACTCTGTCGGGGGATTTTAATTATAAATTGTTTATTTAAAGATAGTATATTAGTTTGTGAATACTGCAACAGCTGAAATGGAAGTACAAACAGTTTTTTTGAGGTACATACTTGCGCCTTTATTGGTATTTATTTCGACAATTGTATTGTCGGTCTGGAATAAGAAAAATTCTCTCCTTAGCAATAAGAGGTTAATTATTTCGATCCTATTGGGAGGACTGGCTCTGGCATTGCCCGGTTTTTTCGGGTTTTTGGGCTTTGGCTATATGCCCTGGGGCTATTTTATGACCATGATATATGCGTTGGGAATAGGTGTGCTTTGGGTATATCTGCTGAGTAAATGGGATCTGAACACGTTGGAGAACAAAAAGGTATTTGTGTTTTTTGTCATGCTGGTCATGCTGTTGCTGGGTATATATATATATAAACTGTTTTTCGATTGGATGAGTCCATTCCGACTGGGCTGGTGGGCAGCCACCAGTATTACCATCTTTATGGTTCCTATGTTTTTTTGGTGGACCTACATTGCGCTATTATCTATCCCTATGGAAATTCATCGGGTGTGGGAATACCCACGGTTTCCTGAAGAAATCAGTCTGGATCACCTTGATTTTGATAAGCTATTGGTATTGGAACTGGAACTCTATAAGGACAGCAAGGATGTGGAGCCGTTGCGCGTGAAGGTGAAAGCGCCAGAAAAGATGAACTTCGGACTATGGTTCCAAAAATTTATTGAAGATTATAATGCTAAATTTCCGAGCGCCCCAGTACGCTACGTGGACGATCAGGGGGAATACCAGCGATGGATATTTGTTGTGAAAAGGTCTATTTTTAGAAGAAATGTATATATAGACCCAAATGCAGACATTTCAGGCAATCAGATTACAGAAAAAATGACTATTCACGCCAAGCGTGTTTCAGAAACGATAGGATAACATTAAGCTTATGCAAAAACCATTAAATTACGAAGGTATCAATTGGGTGGATGGGATGAAACTCTCCAGTGGTGATTTTGTTCACACGGATCTCTATACCCAAGATCTCGTCCGCGACGGCATATCGGTGGGGCTCCATCATGCAAATTTTGGATTGTTGCCGGCCTTTGCTGGGTATGATCGTTCGTTTGATATTTCGCTGCTGAAGAAAAATACGAATTATCTGGAGGTAGAAGTTCGTTTTTGCAATGCGGTCACCAGCGATGGAAGCCGAATCAATATTGCCTATCAGCAAGGTGCCGTTGAGGCGAATTTTAGTGCCTTTATGGATGTGTCGAAAATTGCTGTCGGCGAGCATTATGTAGTTTTATATGTACATCCCTTTAGAAAATCGGCTTTTGGCGAACCTGATCCTGAGGAATCGCCCCTTCGTTACCCTTTTGTAAAAAAAGAATACACAATCGACATCGTGGCGAAGTCTACTGTACAGCAAGGGCAGGTGAGTGGTTCTTTTATGCCTATTGGCAAGCTTGCAAACGACGGACAGGAGACCTTATTGGTTTCGCAATACATTATGCCTTGCGTTTATATCGAAAGTCATCCGCAATTGATGGATTTTCACAACCGCTTTTACCGAGCATTGAATGAGTTTCAGTCAGCTGCCTATCGCATCATGGATAAAACGGTGAATAAACCTAAAATCACCGAGCTGGGGCTTAATATTCGCTTTATTACGGAGCGTATTTTAGCGTATATGGCCACTTCATTTTTTGAATACCGATCTATCCTTCCGCAAAAGCCACCCATTTATCTTTTAAAATATTTTTCGGATTTTGCGCATGTATTTTTTAATGCTGTGCGGCTGATCGAATCTGCTGAACGGGAGGAAATGCTGAAATATTTCTATGAGTGGAAAGATGTGACACCCGGAAATTTTGAGGAACGCTTATCAAACCTTATTGAATTGCGTTACGATCATCTGGAAATTGCAGAAGCGATGGAATGTGTGGCTGATTTTATGCAGGTCATGGTTTCCTTATGGGGTAAATTGGCGACGCTGGAATATATCGGTCAACGACGGGAAAATATAGTCGTTGCTGAGCAAAAGGTTGTGCAGGAGGTTCAGACGAAGCGAACCTGGTCTTTACTGGATTAACAGATTTATTGGGGGAGATCAATTTGCGATTCATTTTTTTTGCTTATGTTAGCAAAAGATGAAGAACGTTTTATTAATCAATGGGGATCTTTTTAAAACAGCGTCTACTGAATTTTTGATGGATGCTTATCGAACGGGTGTAAAGCAGGCGGACGGCATTGTGCATGATCTGCGGATTGCAGATCTGCTCTTTAATTACAATATTAAACTTCCTTCATTGTATTCGACCGCTTTGGAAGCCGATCTGCAGTTTGCTTTGCGTCGTCTCCATTGGGCCAAACATGTCGTGTTGTTCTGTCCCGTTTACCGTTCATATATCCCCTCGAAAATCAAAGGCTTCTTTGATCGCCTGTTCTTGCCCTATCAAAGCGGTCTTGATGTTAACCGCATTGATAACAATTTCTATGGTAAATCTGCCCGAATAGTAAGTATATTGGATCAAGATCTCTTTGCTGAATATAATCTTTACAAAAAGACAAACTTTATGAGCGTGAAGAAGGATGTCTTCGAACGCTGTCATATCTCGCCTGTGCGGACATCCGCCATGGGTGAACTGCATCAGTTGAACAACGCCTACAGTGCGAAATGGGCAGATAAACTCGCACGTTTTGGCCGTATTGATCTCGTATAAATGTGTAACAATCATTCTTTAAGTGTACTACAAATTGCTTTACAACATGGAGTCACTCTTTAATGCCTGGAAAACGAGCCGTAAGGCATACTTCAAATTTTTTGAGCACTATTCCTTAGAAGAGCTCAATCGCATTCCCGTCGGCTTCGGCAACAACCTGATCTGGAACATCGGGCACATCATTGCCACACAGCATAAATTAATTTATATCGGATCGAATGTAAAAGGGCATATTCCAGAAGAAATTTTTCTGAAGTATCAGTCGGGTACAAAACCAACAGTACCAGTATCCCAACAGGAAGCGGATCTGCTTAAAAGTTTGCTTGTTGAACAAATTGAGCCGACTATCCTGGATTTTAACAACAATCTATTTCTTCACTATAACTCCCGTACCACGGGGACGGGCTTCCACGTCGCTTCAATATACGATGCCTTCGAATGGAATAATTTCCATGAAGGGCTCCACATGGGCTATATAATGAGCATTAAAAAGTTTATCTAACGAAGTCCCAAGTTTCAAAATGCATTTGCAAGCCAAGCTGAATATTGGTGTGCCAGTATTCCTAATTTAATTTTCATGGTTTTCGTGGATTGTCTTCAAACGGCCTAAAGGTT encodes the following:
- a CDS encoding ATP-dependent Clp protease ATP-binding subunit, which gives rise to MTISNFSESVKLAIHIAQALAEEYHQNQFGPAHLLKALMHKDVGLRQFVQSIDKDDQYISEWAEVRMDELERSSNVPPAEEIRGNEAVVRLLDEADLVRIKLGLDLITPICVLTAISKAGIAFDVNQLKSFPIKEKEIYDLYIDQNQLSQAISGAAESSSTQSGEPSGLHNALHQYCIDRLQLVREGKSDPIVGRDREIRMMLEILCRRNKPNVIIAGEAGVGKTALVDGFAIDIVSGHVPEQLKAAQLFELDLGALIAGASYKGEIEDRLKKIIAEIKRFDKAILFIDEIHTLLDSKGPIGSGAGNLLKPELARGEITVIGATTLEEYRKIIEPEQAFSRRFELLQIAEPTVEKAIKMLEKVLDRYEQHHKLKVDSAALPVTVSLAKRYLKDRHLPDSAFDLMDRSMAALKLAQSGSLSILEQIDDEFQHLRAELQQKSEREQFGAYKWLTEALFNRLSPILLGMLNEEERYEDLESAQHYADFLVHIIPQLKMHAEQLSDTLTKQDIVAVMAHKTGIPMGKLQAGEKEKLLQIESYLQKRVVGQDQAIKAVSEAILESRSGLNKKGQPIGSFFLLGPTGTGKTELAKSIAEFLFNDEKAMIRFDMSEFKEEHSAALLYGAPPGYVGYEEGGLLVNKIRQQPYSVLLFDEIEKAHPSVFDTFLQILDEGMMHDRLGKAGDFSNSLILFTSNIGSEWIAGQIDAGKGFPTHNQLMEIMTAHFRPEFLARIAEIVPFAPISTDHIVKIFDIQLQQLIQLLDKQGVDLVVTAEAKQAIAMNGFTPKYGARQLAAGIRNELRRPISKMLIAGELNKGNILTVGWDASQEILTWEIKQK
- a CDS encoding DUF5458 family protein — translated: MANTQEEKAAQAGSAAGYKEVKDRAATESLQESLDKLVRVGGFDLLESSVDGIQNLNPERKARKQIFLSDDQKKKEREQLKKKMELWVDLLENSDSVASMVDKSAEKLKVAEETLNRNLGTALEATRELEQAYRSVHLFYKNTEADKVDNVVLMNASMDQLTDLDNPRFIEYVSEEFKQNYDRLDLRDNYSLLVLPGYLGSNKVLDRWAKIANANKAMLVTDFADLEQPDDVIDLFTSGNYTSAEAYKSNVIMTTNWLIGREKNTTVGEEEDLTVPGSAALAGKMYYTLMSQVTAGKKHGTINEVDGVKFDLKKSEISHLERIGLVPMVNEYGKVMAFSAKTLFNGDNIGLQTYSVVRVFDYVTKVLFDFLNRRAFENWTTKTEKDLRAQIVKFLDSIQGPDRLIERFKIMRFERDDQQKDKIHLDIHITPFFPAKSFMVKLDGYKGEDESTTWASEYNQQ
- a CDS encoding NAD(P)H-dependent oxidoreductase, with the protein product MKNVLLINGDLFKTASTEFLMDAYRTGVKQADGIVHDLRIADLLFNYNIKLPSLYSTALEADLQFALRRLHWAKHVVLFCPVYRSYIPSKIKGFFDRLFLPYQSGLDVNRIDNNFYGKSARIVSILDQDLFAEYNLYKKTNFMSVKKDVFERCHISPVRTSAMGELHQLNNAYSAKWADKLARFGRIDLV
- a CDS encoding GPW/gp25 family protein; its protein translation is MEFYLDKPLQLNLPVENQRLKESDLGKSISNYLELIIFTRKGEHRFNADFGCAIWDLDFELIVSESLWEEKFRKSLLESITRYEWRIAQVAVKVNISEVETFFPKRKVAEIKKKVMIYVEGRMVETGERYAFSTSLFLSPLAK
- a CDS encoding DinB family protein, coding for MESLFNAWKTSRKAYFKFFEHYSLEELNRIPVGFGNNLIWNIGHIIATQHKLIYIGSNVKGHIPEEIFLKYQSGTKPTVPVSQQEADLLKSLLVEQIEPTILDFNNNLFLHYNSRTTGTGFHVASIYDAFEWNNFHEGLHMGYIMSIKKFI
- a CDS encoding TssN family type VI secretion system protein codes for the protein MRYILAPLLVFISTIVLSVWNKKNSLLSNKRLIISILLGGLALALPGFFGFLGFGYMPWGYFMTMIYALGIGVLWVYLLSKWDLNTLENKKVFVFFVMLVMLLLGIYIYKLFFDWMSPFRLGWWAATSITIFMVPMFFWWTYIALLSIPMEIHRVWEYPRFPEEISLDHLDFDKLLVLELELYKDSKDVEPLRVKVKAPEKMNFGLWFQKFIEDYNAKFPSAPVRYVDDQGEYQRWIFVVKRSIFRRNVYIDPNADISGNQITEKMTIHAKRVSETIG